CGACGAGATGAGCTGGTCCGACATGGCCATCGACTCGGCCGTCATTGACGCCTCAGGGAGTGTCGTGTAACGGGAGTAGATGTCCGCCAAAAGCGTCTTCATCTCCGCGAGTGCCAGACTACGTAGACGAATCACCGGTTAGTGGCCGACGTTCATCCGGACGGACATAGGGGGTTGGGGTGGGGACGGGCATGAGTACTCACTGCTTTCCAACGCACCCCCTGCCTCCGTTGGCAAACGCAAACATAAGCCGCTTCctctcggcatcgcccgTCGGCTCCATCCACCTGTTCGGGTCAAACACGTCCGCCTCGGGAAACACGCTGCCGTCGATGCGGTGGACGGAATAAGCCTGGCAACTGACGACGGTCCCCTCCGGAACAAAGTATCCATCGATCGCCCGCCCACCCCGGGGCACGTACCGCGGCAGGGACATGGGGATGGCGGGGAAGCACCGCAGGCCCTCCTGCACGACGGCGTCCAGGAACGGCAGCCTGTCGAACGCTGCGGTGCTCGCCGCCCCGGCGTTCTCTCTCAGCTCCCGCTGGAGCGCCTCTTGGAACCGTAGCGACCGCGGCTGCGAGAGCTCCCACATGAGGAAGCATAGGCCGTCGCCCGTCGTGTCAATACCCGCCGCCATGTGGTCGAGGCACTCGCCCGCCATGTCGAGCTGATCCAGGCCCtgctgcccgccgcccgaTTTCTCGTGCAGCCGGCTGAGGAGCGTGAAAGAAGCTGGGTCGGGCTTCATGCTGGACTCCATCACGAACGTGTCGGCGAGGGGCGTCTCGCGGGGCTTGGCGAAGAGGTAGAGGATCCTGGAGAGGAGCTTGTGCAGCGCAGGGCTGTAGTGTTGGACAAGGCGGTCTGCGTGACGGAGCGCACGCGGGAGTATTAGCCCGATCGGTGGTCATGGCCTCGGTGGAGGAAGGGGCTATCTGCTACTCACTCTGCAGgctgtcgtcggcggcgacctgatgcatcatctcctcgtccgcctcgttCTCGAGGCAGTTACTGCCGTACGGGTGGAACAGGTGGTGTGTGACGCAGTCGCAGGCGTACGAGTGAAGACTCATCTATAATAGGACGGAAGAAACTACAGTCAACGGACCCTGTCAAGTATAGGCTGGGTGTGTTTGTGACTGTCGTAATTTTGGACCTACAAAGATGTCGTGGCTCTTGCCCACGGACGCCGCGCATCGGTTGATGAACCTTTGCGACCTCTCCTGAATCCCGCTGAGGGGCGCCGGCCGCAGGACGTTGCTGTTGGCATACCGGTCTGCAATTATCCTCTTTCGCTTCGCGTGCTGGCATACATGGTAAGTCACTCATCTCTGCCTTTGCGTCGAGTCGCAGCCCAAGGgggaaagagggggggggcggccGTACATCTTCTTTGTTCAGTGTTGTAAACATGGTCCTGAAAAGATGAGTAAGCGGGCGCCGGTCTCCATCAAGTTCAGTGTCTTCCACACATACCTCCGTCCATAAACTCTGAACAAGTCATAAAACTCCGTCTTGTCGTAGCCACTGCCGCCGGAGCAGTAAATCTCCTTAACGGCCTCGTAGGAGGTGAAGCAGACCTCGTCAGGCGCAACGCGAACGACTGGGCCATACCTCTGGTGCAGGCCATGAATGTGTTTCGTCCGGTTCGCGCGCAGCTCATGCCATTTCAGGGGAAGAGACGTGAAGGCCGATATCCGCGGGCCGGGAAATTTCCacaacggcgacgagatgCAGCGGACGAGGTAGACCGCCAAGAGGCCGGCGAAGACCGCTccgacgaagaagggcgAAAACACCAACATGTTACGATATCCTTCTCTGGGAAGAAGGCTAGAGAGGCAACAGGGACTCCAAAGATTGGGCGATCCGTCGAgtcgtcgttggcgacgCCGGGGCCTCTCTTATCAGCTCCGGATCCGGTGACGATAGCGCTTGCTTAATGAGTCAAATCAGAGGGGTTCGATTCGTAAATGACCAAGCGCCGGCACCGATAGGGGAGCCCGGAGGGGTTTTAGGTAACGGGAACCCGCCGCCAACCCTAACTGAGAGGGGTGAGGGGGGTGAGGGGTACTTGTGATGTGAATGAGCACCGATTACCCCTCCATGGTTTCATGGAGTTTGGCTgtaaaataaaaaaaagcCCCTTCACTGCCCAGTGCTTGCTGCTGCTAGGCATGTGGGGGGTGACAGGCAGAGCAGACCCGAGAAAAGCGAGATTGTGATGGATTCTGAATTCAACTCGCGAGCCTCTACGCCGTCCCTGGGCAACCGATATCTCCCAAACCAACGCCGCCTGCCTGTCAGTCTCTACCAACTCAACGCCCGTCCGAATCATACTAATACAGGGGGGCGGAGATGTCCCCCGCCCTTCCCCCCGCGTCAAGACGAGGCTCCCCTCACAGCTCGTCCCGTCTCTTAGTACCCTGCGTCGCCTTGTCATTGGAACTGCCTCCGCCAAATAAGCCGCTCAACCATGACATACCAGGAATCGATACCGTCCCCGCCGGAGGGTACTCCTTGCCATTGACCGTGACCTTAGGTGTGCAGGTGCACCACTGGTCCTCAGGCACGCCGCTGAGCGCCGAGGGGATGTGTGCGCCGCAGCCGCGCCAGGTTGCCTTTGCTGTTTGGGAAAGTTGGGTGTCAGTTGTTATTGCCCGTCTTGGCGGTAATGAATGTCATGAGTTTGTCTTACCGCAAGTGGGACAGGTGACTCCGAAGCACATTTTGAAAGTAGGAggggagagtgagagagggagagatggTGCGCGTGTAGTTGTGTGTaggtgtgtggtgtggtgtgtggtaGGAAAGGCGAGTAAGTCCGGAGAGTCGAACTGTTGGTGTACGATCAAAGAGATGAAGTGAAGCACCGATTGGGTTGATATTGAGGTTATGTctttttttgggggggggaggggggagggagtaAAGCGGACAATATGCTGTAGGGATTAAGTATTCGCGGTGCCCGTGATAGCATAATCCTCCCGCATACTTGGGGTCGCCGACCTGGATTGAGCATCGGCGCGAACCATTGACCGCAAAAGTGGGACCTCGGTGCCCAACCCTATGTACCTATCGCCGACCTCGCTCCTACTCCGGAAAAGTGGGGGAACATGCTGTAGCAGCGGGAGTCACCGAAGGCGGTAAACG
The genomic region above belongs to Colletotrichum higginsianum IMI 349063 chromosome 2, whole genome shotgun sequence and contains:
- a CDS encoding Cytochrome P450, translated to MLVFSPFFVGAVFAGLLAVYLVRCISSPLWKFPGPRISAFTSLPLKWHELRANRTKHIHGLHQRYGPVVRVAPDEVCFTSYEAVKEIYCSGGSGYDKTEFYDLFRVYGRRTMFTTLNKEDVRPPPPSFPLGLRLDAKAEMSDLPCMPAREAKEDNCRPVCQQQRPAAGAPQRDSGEVAKVHQPMRGVRGQEPRHLCRSKITTMSLHSYACDCVTHHLFHPYGSNCLENEADEEMMHQVAADDSLQNRLVQHYSPALHKLLSRILYLFAKPRETPLADTFVMESSMKPDPASFTLLSRLHEKSGGGQQGLDQLDMAGECLDHMAAGIDTTGDGLCFLMWELSQPRSLRFQEALQRELRENAGAASTAAFDRLPFLDAVVQEGLRCFPAIPMSLPRYVPRGGRAIDGYFVPEGTVVSCQAYSVHRIDGSVFPEADVFDPNRWMEPTGDAERKRLMFAFANGGRGCVGKHLALAEMKTLLADIYSRYTTLPEASMTAESMAMSDQLISSRPLGQRCLLRFIPVEDEKQE
- a CDS encoding GTP-binding protein: MCFGVTCPTCAKATWRGCGAHIPSALSGVPEDQWCTCTPKVTVNGKEYPPAGTVSIPGMSWLSGLFGGGSSNDKATQGTKRRDEL